Proteins from a single region of Megachile rotundata isolate GNS110a chromosome 7, iyMegRotu1, whole genome shotgun sequence:
- the PIH1D1 gene encoding PIH1 domain containing 1 isoform X2, whose product MSNRTFLDIDDTILTKNLMLPENAQKDDNFMKQFDSKPFFIIQPTPGICIKTKTDGGEKIFLNICTSDKIPAPEDISDTKLIEILSDENPQFVVPMSIGSERLESDKGGTPCITYDIAINTTYFEKCQKNKSFLLFTISVVMDGVSNKFNKPLHTENYVILKNRKVMGKLQQHRIENREPRIHSQNQKPLIEEIKSPAKDTYGNQNRSNELNNLSSQSIVNPSLSYVLLKKPKEGTPSHLIGLFDMPKGVTSKDVEVLLDENRIIITVDESSLTYDLSVPYIIEVSHVKSYLDKDLRQFILLCGSQYDCKRDAVCVQCIQRLAIFKMN is encoded by the exons ATGAGTAACAGAACATTTCTTGATATTGATGATACAATACTAACAAAAAACTTGATGCTACCT GAAAATGCACAAAAGGATGACAATTTCATGAAACAATTTGATTCAAAACCTTTCTTCATTATACAACCAACACCTG GAATATGTATAAAAACAAAAACTGATGGTGGAGAAAAGatctttttaaatatatgtacatcAGATAAAATACCAGCACCTGAAGACATATCTGATACAAAACTAATTGAAATATTGTCAGATGAAAATCCACAGTTTGTGGTACCAATGAGTATTGGAAGTGAAAGACTGGAGTCAGATAAAG GTGGAACTCCATGCATAACTTAtgacattgcaattaataccaCATACTTTGAAAAATGTCAGAAGAACAAAAGTTTTTTATTGTTTACAATATCAGTTGTGATGGATGGAgtatcaaataaatttaataaacctCTACATACAGAGAATTACGTAATTCTTAAAAATAGGAAG GTTATGGGAAAATTACAACAACACAGAATCGAAAATCGAGAACCACGAATTCATTCACAAAATCAAAAGCCGTTGATTGAAGAGATCAAATCACCTGCTAAAGATACCTATGGAAATCAAAATAGATCCAATGAATTAAATAACCTTTCTTCACAATCTATTGTAAATCCATCATTAAGTTATGTGTTATTGAAGAAACCAAAAGAAGGAACACCTTCACATTTGATTGGTTTATTTGATATGCCTAAAGGA GTTACTAGTAAAGATGTTGAAGTACTTCTTGACGAAAATCGTATTATAATTACGGTCGATGAATCTAGTCTCACATATGACCTTTCAGTTCCATATATTATAGAAGTATCACATGTGAAATCCTATTTAGATAAAGATTTGAGG CAATTCATTTTACTTTGCGGATCACAGTACGATTGCAAGAGAGACGCTGTATGCGTACAATGTATACAGAGACTCGCCATATTCAAGATGAACTAA
- the PIH1D1 gene encoding PIH1 domain containing 1 isoform X3: protein MSNRTFLDIDDTILTKNLMLPENAQKDDNFMKQFDSKPFFIIQPTPGICIKTKTDGGEKIFLNICTSDKIPAPEDISDTKLIEILSDENPQFVVPMSIGSERLESDKGGTPCITYDIAINTTYFEKCQKNKSFLLFTISVVMDGVSNKFNKPLHTENYVILKNRKVMGKLQQHRIENREPRIHSQNQKPLIEEIKSPAKDTYGNQNRSNELNNLSSQSIVNPSLSYVLLKKPKEGTPSHLIGLFDMPKGVTSKDVEVLLDENRIIITVDESSLTYDLSVPYIIEVSHVKSYLDKDLRVLRLDMPVKSVLDNI, encoded by the exons ATGAGTAACAGAACATTTCTTGATATTGATGATACAATACTAACAAAAAACTTGATGCTACCT GAAAATGCACAAAAGGATGACAATTTCATGAAACAATTTGATTCAAAACCTTTCTTCATTATACAACCAACACCTG GAATATGTATAAAAACAAAAACTGATGGTGGAGAAAAGatctttttaaatatatgtacatcAGATAAAATACCAGCACCTGAAGACATATCTGATACAAAACTAATTGAAATATTGTCAGATGAAAATCCACAGTTTGTGGTACCAATGAGTATTGGAAGTGAAAGACTGGAGTCAGATAAAG GTGGAACTCCATGCATAACTTAtgacattgcaattaataccaCATACTTTGAAAAATGTCAGAAGAACAAAAGTTTTTTATTGTTTACAATATCAGTTGTGATGGATGGAgtatcaaataaatttaataaacctCTACATACAGAGAATTACGTAATTCTTAAAAATAGGAAG GTTATGGGAAAATTACAACAACACAGAATCGAAAATCGAGAACCACGAATTCATTCACAAAATCAAAAGCCGTTGATTGAAGAGATCAAATCACCTGCTAAAGATACCTATGGAAATCAAAATAGATCCAATGAATTAAATAACCTTTCTTCACAATCTATTGTAAATCCATCATTAAGTTATGTGTTATTGAAGAAACCAAAAGAAGGAACACCTTCACATTTGATTGGTTTATTTGATATGCCTAAAGGA GTTACTAGTAAAGATGTTGAAGTACTTCTTGACGAAAATCGTATTATAATTACGGTCGATGAATCTAGTCTCACATATGACCTTTCAGTTCCATATATTATAGAAGTATCACATGTGAAATCCTATTTAGATAAAGATTTGAGG GTATTAAGGTTAGACATGCCCGTGAAAAGCGTTTTAGacaatatttaa
- the LOC100882797 gene encoding sphingosine-1-phosphate phosphatase 2, whose protein sequence is MKCLFCDENRTLSVAAMWSEIIEYLKDPSLVAQFQTFFGVKTHYTKNSEDYGDKNLLSETRDINPHEFNHNTNNSLVDDEKSKVNGYTAVERKYNSVTETVLRNQNEQQSSVKHFNYTITNYFWYYLFLFGTQLGDEIFYSTFIPFWFWNIDGAVGRRVVLVWAITMTTGQILKDIICWPRPACPPAVRLQSKWSEEYGMPSTHAMIGVSIPFSVVLFTMNRYIYPVSIGWTIAFLWCTLVCMSRLYLGMHTVLDIIAGLILAIVLMIILIPLVDITDYYILSNVWVVAILIAFSIGVIVYYPCSKKWTPTRGDTTMVVSVTTGIHVGAWLNYNTGVMVTPPTPPPYHIIWPSYTMFGCMILRTILGFCNILAAKSICKSFSYGILCAILKTNPKDLMRSQNYSENKYKVLVDLVYKYFYCFVIGVNTVYFLPNFFTMIGIERPSFYTEI, encoded by the exons atgaaaTGTCTGTTTTGCGATGAAAATCGCACGTTATCTGTAGCCGCTATGTGGTCagaaataatagaatatttaaaagatCCGTCTTTGGTTGCccaatttcaaacatttttcggTGTTAAAACACACTATACCAAAAACTCGGAAGATTATGGCGATAAAAACTTACTTAGTGAAACGCGGGATATTAATCCGCATGAATTTAACCACAACACGAATAACTCTTTGGTAGACGATGAAAAATCAAAAGTGAATGGTTATACTGCAGTAGAGAGAAAATACAACAGTGTAACAGAAACTGTGTTGAGAAATCAGAATGAACAACAGTCAAGTGTCAAACATTTCAATTATACTATAACAAATTATTTctggtattatttatttttatttggaacTCAATTGGGAGATGAAATATTCTATTCTACGTTTATACCATTTTGGTTTTGGAATATTGATGGTGCTGTGGGCAGAAGAGTTGTTTTGGTATGGGCCATTACAATGACTACAG GTCAAATATTGAAGGATATTATATGTTGGCCAAGACCTGCATGCCCACCAGCAGTTCGATTACAATCAAAATGGTCAGAAGAATATGGAATGCCGTCTACCCATGCTATGATTGGTGTATCAATTCCATTCAGTGTAGTATTATTTACAATGAATAGGTATATTTATCCAGTGTCTATTGGTTGGACAATTGCTTTCCTGTG GTGTACTCTTGTGTGTATGAGCAGACTGTATTTGGGTATGCATACAGTGTTAGACATCATAGCTGGTTTAATATTAGCCATCGTGTTAATGATCATACTGATACCTTTAGTGGATATAACAGACTATTATATCCTCTCAAATGTTTGGGTTGTAGCAATTTTAATTGCTTTTAGTATAGGAGTTATAGTATATTATCCTTGCAGTAAAAAATGGACACCAACCAG AGGTGACACAACTATGGTTGTATCTGTTACTACTGGGATTCATGTAGGAGCATGGCTTAATTATAATACTGGAGTTATGGTAACTCCTCCAACCCCACCACCATATCATATTATCTGGCCATCTTATACAATGTTTGGTTGTATGATACTTAGAACAATACTTGGATTTTGCAATATCCTGGCAGCAAAATCCATCTGCAAGTCTTTTAGTTATGGAATACTATGTGCCATATTAAAAACTAATCCCAAGGACCTTATGAGAAGCCAAAATTATTCGGAAAATAAATATAAGGTTCTCGTTGATCTAGTCTACAAGTATTTCTATTGTTTTGTAATAGGTGTAAATACAGTGTATTTCTTGccaaatttttttacaatgaTTGGAATTGAAAGACCGTCATTTTACACGGAAATATAG
- the LOC100882689 gene encoding pancreatic triacylglycerol lipase: MPVINLSAIFAVLFIVLCNYCQAWKSGLQERYDGYGIDWIFMPDGNDQPQVAVLKEAEDDMRGIFDESQISYILFTRSGPENGTHLHTNDSVGLSKSGFDPSRKTKFITHGWKSSAMSTGLLNMKDEYLKHNDFNVIMVDWQPLAASTFYLGPMRNTEKVGKTAAEFIDFLAAETGLKTKNIHFLGHSLGAHVAGNAGSSVTSGALGRITGLDPALPGVHLFTSDKTRLDSTDALFVDIIHSCGGVLGFLQPLGSVDFYPNAGTAVQPGCCCLPEVIESCSHGRAYVYFTESIGSKIGFRAHQCNTWDQFMQGSCDQTKVALMGEHVDETATGTYFLRTRSEPPFAKQDDISDNMV; encoded by the exons ATGCCTGTGATAAATTTGTCGGCAATTTTTGCggtattatttattgttttatgtAATTACTGTCAAGCGTGGAAAAGTGGTTTACAAGAAAGATACGATGGATATGGAATAGATTGGATTTTCATGCCTGATGGAAATGATCAGCCACAAGTAGCAGTATTGAAAGAAGCGGAAGATGATATGCGAGGCATTTTTGATGAATCGCAAATCTCGTATATACTTTTCACTCG ATCTGGTCCAGAGAATGGTACTCACTTGCACACGAACGATTCTGTGGGCCTTTCGAAATCTGGTTTTGATCCCTCTCGAAAAACAAAATTCATAACACACGGATGGAAATCGAGCGCAATGAGCACTGGACTCCTCAACATGAAAGAcg aatatttaaagcataaCGACTTCAATGTCATCATGGTCGACTGGCAACCTTTAGCTGCGAGTACATTTTATCTTGGACCAATGCGGAATACGGAAAAAGTAGGAAAAACAGCCGCCGAATTCATTGACTTTTTAGCTGCAGAAACTGGTctcaaaactaaaaatattcattttcttg GCCATTCTCTTGGAGCACACGTAGCTGGAAACGCCGGAAGTTCGGTAACTTCCGGTGCGTTGGGAAGAATAACCGGTTTGGATCCTGCTTTGCCTGGAGTTCATTTATTTACATCCGATAAAACTCGACTTGATTCTACAGACGCATTATTTGTCGACATTATTCATTCCTGTGGCGGAGTGTTAGGGTTCTTACAACCTTTGGGTAGCGTGGACTTTTATCCAAACGCAGGAACTGCAGTTCAACCTGGTTGCTGCTGTTTACCGGAAGTAATAG AGTCGTGCAGCCATGGACGAGCCTACGTGTATTTCACTGAAAGTATTGGCTCCAAAATAGGATTCAGGGCACATCAATGCAACACTTGGGACCAATTTATGCAAGGTAGTTGCGATCAGACTAAAGTCGCTTTAATGGGAGAGCACGTCGATGAAACGGCCACTGGAACATATTTTCTCAGAACACGGTCCGAACCGCCATTTGCCAAACAAGACGATATATCAGATAACATGGTCTAA
- the LOC100880255 gene encoding uncharacterized protein LOC100880255 — protein MEVENTGMPVSNDNNNICRVCLATNEINQCIFDAKRNNSNNTKINNLLEKLRLCSGIEILENDGLPATICMKCIIRIDNAHELRKQCQESDIQLRKLYGKFRKEYGTNRCKPTQDKWCQTDYPLSSDSVKVEDDIAGVDHNPSSDINLSCNVKLTGEHKGNKTNHVKHDELNNSLNRQNIRGKCIQAESEKNVIGRDAYRTRRMTMFKRVTSIENLKNNKERQRQYIKKKWDTSESDHLIDAHSMKLHVCTKCSRHYSSKKSLDRHLITHQEKTFTCNKCNKHFFHLDKLVEHSKLHEVKEKPKPVLCRICNKNFRKTDTMVRHLNVHKRANPKEVLSILKEIRDKRKLDNTTESEKADVEVKNGDDKKEVEKDFTDNDDTISDKAETCTLQTERRNSTSSLLFLDVNASENESFDDNTLYNCKYCTKQYTTEKSLEKHMLVHAEKKFICNVCNMKFYRQDRLQSHKNRYGHDENNTSPEIQKPADEKSTIKLINSWIREELDSDNEGKGFPCKICGKSYDTKKSLSKHQLNAHNSEEEACPSCGEICTCDEKDKEQNATEGSKLYQCAECNKCFENDHKLQKHMRIHERPKEGQDVNFKRFLCHICSKTFRHNTGLVFHMRTHTGYKPHVCKYCGRGFASNSNRINHERTHTGDRPFVCHFCSAAFAKSCTLKAHITTHTGEANYHCKTCGKSFRRLKYLKEHRFTHTGEKPYACKICGTAYSHSGSLFVHEKKCKAQYNSYQPNSTQNTESYCQSETSPNVTPIITILPQVQLNVSDTLNAQNNKSYVDSQMINSQDINTLNTVSSSDLHVHSNSDIPDVSLTIKSFALIRQMFQS, from the exons ATGGAAGTTGAAAATACAGGAATGCCTGTAtcaaatgataacaataatatttgCCGTGTTTGTCTTGCaacaaatgaaattaatcaATGCATTTTTGATGCTAAACGAAATAACTCAAATAATACAAAGATTAATAATTTGTTAGAGAAACTTCGTTTATGCAGTGGTATTGAG ATATTGGAAAATGATGGTTTACCTGCTACCATTTGTATGAAATGTATAATAAGAATTGATAATGCTCATGAATTAAGAAAGCAGTGTCAGGAGTCCGATATTCAGTTAAGAAAGTTgtatggaaaatttaggaaagaaTATGGTACCAATAGATGTAAGCCTACTCAA GACAAATGGTGCCAGACAGATTATCCTCTTTCTTCTGATTCAGTTAAAGTTGAAGATGATATAGCTGGAGTGGATCATAATCCATCTTCGGACATAAATTTAAGTTGTAATGTTAAACTTACTGGAGAACATAAAGGTAATAAAACAAATCATGTGAAACATGATGAATTAAATAATTCCTTGAATAGACAAAATATTCGTGGTAAATGTATACAAGCAGAATCAGAAAAGAATGTCATTGGAAGAGATGCTTATCGAACAAGAAGAATGACAATGTTCAAAAGAGTAACATCtatagagaatttaaaaaataataaggaAAGACAAAGGCAGTACATAAAAAAGAAATGGGATACTTCAGAAAGTGATCATTTAATAGATGCACATTCTATGAAGTTACATGTTTGTACAAAGTGTAGTAGACATTATTCCAGCAAAAAATCATTAGATAGACATTTAATAACACATCAGGAAAAAACATTCACATGTAACAAATGTAACAAACACTTCTTTCATTTAGATAAATTAGTAGAACATAGCAAATTACACGAGGTTAAAGAGAAACCTAAACCAGTATTATGTAggatatgtaataaaaattttagaaaaactGATACTATGGTCCGGCatttaaatgttcataaaaGAGCTAACCCAAAAGAAGTTCTCTCTATTCTGAAAGAAATCAGGGACAAGAGAAAATTAGATAATACCACTGAGTCTGAAAAGGCAGATGTTGAAGTTAAAAATGGTGATGATAAGAAGGAAGTAGAGAAAGATTTCACAGACAATGATGATACAATTTCGGATAAGGCAGAAACTTGTACATTACAGACTGAACGTAGAAATTCTACTTCTTCATTACTATTTTTAGATGTAAATGCTAGTGAAAATGAGTCTTTTGATGATAATACACTTTATAATTGTAAATACTGTACCAAACAATATACGACTGAGAAATCACTTGAAAAACATATGCTTGTTCATGctgaaaagaaatttatttgtaacgtgtgcaatatgaaattttatcgtCAAGATCGATTACAAAGTCATAAAAATCGATATGGTCACGATGAAAATAACACTTCTCCTGAAATACAAAAACCAGCCGATGAGAAGTCgactattaaattaataaacagcTGGATCAGGGAAGAGCTCGACTCAGATAACGAAGGGAAAGGTTTTCCTTGTAAAATTTGTGGAAAATCGTATGATACGAAAAAGTCTTTATCGAAGCACCAACTTAATGCTCACAATTCAGAAGAAGAAGCCTGTCCATCCTGTGGTGAAATATGTACTTGTGATGAAAAGGATAAAGAGCAAAATGCAACTGAGGGATCAAAACTATATCAATGTGCCGAATGTAATAAGTGCTTTGAAAATGACCACAAATTGCAAAAGCATATGAGAATTCACGAGCGCCCTAAAGAAGGGCAAGATGTGAATTTCAAACGATTTTTATGCCATATATGTAGTAAAACTTTTAGACACAATACAGGTCTCGTATTTCATATGAGAACACATACTGGCTACAAACCACACGTTTGTAAATATTGTGGAAGAGGTTTTGCATCAAATTCAAACCGCATCAACCACGAAAGAACACATACAGGTGACAGACCGTTTGTCTGTCATTTCTGCAGTGCCGCCTTCGCGAAATCGTGCACTCTTAAAGCGCATATTACGACGCATACTGGAGAAGCAAATTATCATTGCAAAACTTGTGGAAAGTCATTTAGGAGATTGAAATACTTAAAGGAGCATAGATTCACTCATACAGGAGAGAAACCGTATGCTTGCAAAATCTGCGGAACGGCGTACAGTCATTCCGGAAGTTTATTCGTACACGAGAAAAAATGTAAAGCacagtataatagttatcagcctaactcgacGCAAAATACAGAATCGTATTGTCAGTCAGAAACTTCACCGAACGTAACTCCGATCATTACAATTTTACCCCAAGTTCAGTTGAATGTTTCTGATACGTTAAATGCGCAAAATAATAAAAGCTATGTAGATAGTCAGATGATAAACTCCCAGGATATTAATACTTTGAATACTGTCAGTTCGTCGGATCTGCATGTTCATTCGAATTCGGATATTCCTGACGTTTCTTTGACAATTAAAAGTTTCGCCCTGATCAGGCAAATGTTTCAATCGTAA
- the LOC100880139 gene encoding F-box only protein 22-like codes for MLVHNTSRLVAKMKMCSSKKVWDSENNALKKQKSEETKDKCCNQYLIYDVLRLIFKYLNARELSNASMVCRSWSEAANNEKHTRGPMCLIESTTVPEDADYRKDIKIEIIKKLRIKPSLGLLFIPEVFIPCFTNTDCYCKALPSNCSTITLVTHGIIMDDKEFEEDLEHFIGVFLPDLPNLRIKPISFTDNVIYDIDWLSESQRRDIKKIKSVFNTPAKGRGISKCLLLFCNWRGRRTALKVAYALRKCYKSNELPVWGGVAKYGNICNAKDSKSITFEVSFCTAIPLVGPFDTWSLIIDKTHNTKERVEQRMKLFRNRICLKRHSIGLMFACCARGKNMFQESNVESSIFKKLFPTVPLAGCFGDGEFGTNKILNEPPDNKRKSWYKEISTVFLIITYD; via the exons ATGCTTGTTCATAACACAAGCAGACTAG TTGCAAAAATGAAGATGTGTTCGTCGAAGAAAGTTTGGGACAGTGAAAACAATGCATTGAAAAAACAAAAAAGTGAAGAAACTAAAGACAAATGCTGTAATCAGTATTTAATCTACGATGTTTTGAggcttatatttaaatatttaaatgcaagAGAACTGTCAAATGCTTCAATGGTTTGCAG ATCCTGGTCTGAAGCAGCAAATAATGAAAAACACACTAGGGGTCCTATGTGCTTAATAGAGAGTACTACAGTACCCGAAGATGCAGATTACAGAaaggatataaaaattgaaattattaaaaaattacgtaTCAAACCATCATTAGGGCTGCTTTTCATACCTGAAGTATTCATACCTTGTTTCACAAACACAG attgttattgtaaaGCCCTACCATCAAATTGTTCCACAATAACATTGGTCACACATGGTATTATTATGGATGATAAGGAATTTGAAGAAGATTTAGAACATTTTATAGGTGTATTTTTACCAGACCTAcctaatttaagaattaagcCAATCTCATTCACggataatgtaatatatgatatagattgGCTATCTGAATCACAAAGAagagatattaaaaaaataaaaagtgtttTTAATACACCTGCAAAGGGTCGTGGTATATCTAAATGTctgttattattttgtaattggaGAGGTCGCAGAACAGCGCTAAAAGTAGCATACGCCCTACGAAAATg ttataaATCAAACGAGCTTCCTGTATGGGGAGGAGTAGCCAAGTATGGAAACATATGCAATGCAAAAGACAGCAAGTCTATCACCTTCGAAGTTTCATTCTGTACTGCCATTCCTTTGGTTGGCCCATTTGACACATGGTCTTTAATCATTGATAAAACTCATAACACTAAGGAACGAGTTGAGCAACGAATGAAATTATTTCGTAATCGTATTTGCTTGAAAAGACATTCCATAGGACTGATGTTCGCGTGCTGTGCGCGCGGTAAAAACATGTTTCAGGAAAGTAACGTGGAATcatctatttttaaaaaattatttccaacAGTACCATTAGCCGGTTGTTTCGgtgatggggaatttggaacaaaCAAAATACTAAATG AACCTCCTGACAATAAGAGAAAAAGTTGGTACAAAGAAATATCGAccgtttttttaataattacgtACGATTGA
- the PIH1D1 gene encoding PIH1 domain containing 1 isoform X1 — protein sequence MSNRTFLDIDDTILTKNLMLPENAQKDDNFMKQFDSKPFFIIQPTPGICIKTKTDGGEKIFLNICTSDKIPAPEDISDTKLIEILSDENPQFVVPMSIGSERLESDKGGTPCITYDIAINTTYFEKCQKNKSFLLFTISVVMDGVSNKFNKPLHTENYVILKNRKVMGKLQQHRIENREPRIHSQNQKPLIEEIKSPAKDTYGNQNRSNELNNLSSQSIVNPSLSYVLLKKPKEGTPSHLIGLFDMPKGVTSKDVEVLLDENRIIITVDESSLTYDLSVPYIIEVSHVKSYLDKDLRVRILTYYKLRFIFNMLYVTAFTGIKVRHAREKRFRQYLNELLQLINFYFNNNLFHI from the exons ATGAGTAACAGAACATTTCTTGATATTGATGATACAATACTAACAAAAAACTTGATGCTACCT GAAAATGCACAAAAGGATGACAATTTCATGAAACAATTTGATTCAAAACCTTTCTTCATTATACAACCAACACCTG GAATATGTATAAAAACAAAAACTGATGGTGGAGAAAAGatctttttaaatatatgtacatcAGATAAAATACCAGCACCTGAAGACATATCTGATACAAAACTAATTGAAATATTGTCAGATGAAAATCCACAGTTTGTGGTACCAATGAGTATTGGAAGTGAAAGACTGGAGTCAGATAAAG GTGGAACTCCATGCATAACTTAtgacattgcaattaataccaCATACTTTGAAAAATGTCAGAAGAACAAAAGTTTTTTATTGTTTACAATATCAGTTGTGATGGATGGAgtatcaaataaatttaataaacctCTACATACAGAGAATTACGTAATTCTTAAAAATAGGAAG GTTATGGGAAAATTACAACAACACAGAATCGAAAATCGAGAACCACGAATTCATTCACAAAATCAAAAGCCGTTGATTGAAGAGATCAAATCACCTGCTAAAGATACCTATGGAAATCAAAATAGATCCAATGAATTAAATAACCTTTCTTCACAATCTATTGTAAATCCATCATTAAGTTATGTGTTATTGAAGAAACCAAAAGAAGGAACACCTTCACATTTGATTGGTTTATTTGATATGCCTAAAGGA GTTACTAGTAAAGATGTTGAAGTACTTCTTGACGAAAATCGTATTATAATTACGGTCGATGAATCTAGTCTCACATATGACCTTTCAGTTCCATATATTATAGAAGTATCACATGTGAAATCCTATTTAGATAAAGATTTGAGGGTAAGAATATTAACTTATTATAAACtacgttttatttttaacatgttATACGTTACCGCTTTTACAGGTATTAAGGTTAGACATGCCCGTGAAAAGCGTTTTAGacaatatttaaatgaattacttcaattaattaatttttattttaacaataacCTGTTTCATATATGA
- the shu gene encoding inactive peptidyl-prolyl cis-trans isomerase shutdown, translating to MAKFINASNGFTLHDLMQEDGLVFEIGDDLENINDEEFPYSPNVPLSNEEALNFLNMDDFDDDDDNPDLDNNSSVAVCGISFEKLKSKMTDIIGNGKVMKLIKQKGVGEPVPYDAQVTVKYIGHFEYRDEPFDSSFTRGGTDTFCLNQGMLIPGLEIAIASMRKHEIAIFIIHPDLAYGKYGCAPRIPPNEEILFVVHLVDYLDSGCIESFKSLSLDEQKLFANVSKRVQAKFNIARDCFKKKKIRQAIREYSRGLEWLEEAALKNQEEEDEAKRLLTRGYNNLAVCYNLENMPRRVCIACNRVPLPNSKTHFNFGRALMKMGEYTRAMEKLQLALKMEPGNTDITKEIKLVNAKRSKYDEMEKQLWRRCFKIENEQKEKSGFEKAAYDMCETFANDSQILRQPLPESLTPDEDKLIRQQAAAFGLTVTTHQRYGREVTYLNKSNY from the exons ATGGCAAAGTTTATAAATGCATCGAATGGATTCACCCTTCA CGACTTAATGCAAGAGGATGGACTTGTTTTTGAAATTGGAGACGACTTGGAAAATATTAACGATGAAGAATTTCCTTATTCCCCAAATGTGCCATTGAGTAATGAAGAGGCATTAAACTTTTTGAATATGGATGATTTTGACGATGATGATGATAATCCTGATCTTGATAACAACAGTTCGGTTGCAGTTTGTGGTATAAGTTTTGAGAAGTTAAAATCTAAAATGACTGATATTATTGGAAATGGCAAA gttatgaaattaataaaacaaaaaggaGTCGGAGAACCTGTACCTTATGATGCACAAGTTACTGTAAAATACATTGGTCACTTTGAATATAGAGATGAACCATTTGATTCCAGTTTTACTCGTGGTGGCACAGATACATTCTGTTTAAATCAAGGCATGCTaataccaggtttagaaattgctATAGCATCAATGCGGAAACATGAAATAGCTATATTCATTATACATCCTGATCTGGCATATGGAAAATATGGTTGTGCTCCTCGTATTCCACCAAACGAAGAAATTTTGTTTGTTGTGCATTTAGTTGACTATTTAGACAGTGGATGCATTGAATCTTTCAAAAGTTTGTCCCTAGATGAGCAAAAATTATTTGCTAATGTTTCCAAGAGAGTACAAGCTAAATTCAATATTGCCAGAGACTgctttaaaaagaaaaagattaGGCAAGCTATAAGAGA ATATTCAAGAGGACTTGAGTGGTTAGAAGAAGCTGCATTGAAAAATCAGGAAGAAGAAGATGAAGCAAAGAGATTGCTTACAAGAGGCTATAATAATCTAGCAGTTTgttataatttagaaaatatgcCACGTCGTGTGTGCATTGCATGCAATAGAGTACCTTTACCAAACTCTAAAACCCATTTCAA tttTGGTCGAGCATTAATGAAAATGGGAGAATACACTAGGGCAATGGAGAAGTTACAACTTGCTTTGAAAATGGAGCCTGGCAACACAGATATCACCAAGGAAATTAAGCTC GTAAACGCGAAGCGAAGTAAATATGACGAGATGGAGAAACAACTTTGGAGAAGgtgtttcaaaattgaaaacgaACAGAAGGAAAAATCCGGATTTGAAAAGGCAGCGTACGATATGTGCGAAACATTTGCTAATGATAGTCAAATTTTAAGACAACCACTTCCTGAATCGTTGACGCCGGACGAAGATAAGTTGATACGCCAACAAGCTGCTGCATTCGGCTTGACAGTAACCACGCACCAAAGATACGGTAGAGAAGTAACATATCTTAACAAATCCAATTACtaa